A genomic stretch from Desulfolutivibrio sulfodismutans DSM 3696 includes:
- a CDS encoding DUF3313 domain-containing protein, translating into MNPAAPCRFTCLVLLLLLAVAAGCQNSSLRAAPAAGTGFVPMSELAPNPDLPFNKAWFKAGVDFSSYHSVYVPGVNTRYMLQSSSWWQSKIRADQMQQDAQTVAAYMRQHLIDAIRNDPKKRFQVADAAGPGVLVLDVALTELVPSDPVVAALTMAAPYGSGLAVEAVARKTGDVATVAFEARLIDGATGDTVAMFADREQAKASYIDLNALTWYSEAHVIIGEWSTQFVQVLERRPGEVVKPAPSFSILAW; encoded by the coding sequence ATGAACCCTGCTGCGCCTTGCCGCTTTACCTGCCTTGTTCTTTTGCTCCTGCTCGCCGTGGCCGCCGGATGCCAGAACTCCTCATTGCGCGCCGCGCCCGCCGCAGGGACGGGATTCGTCCCCATGTCCGAACTTGCGCCCAACCCCGATCTGCCGTTCAACAAGGCCTGGTTCAAAGCCGGAGTGGATTTTTCCTCCTACCACAGCGTCTACGTCCCCGGGGTCAACACCCGCTACATGCTGCAGAGCTCCTCCTGGTGGCAATCCAAAATCCGGGCCGACCAGATGCAGCAGGACGCCCAGACCGTGGCCGCCTACATGCGCCAGCACCTGATCGACGCCATCAGAAACGACCCGAAAAAACGCTTCCAGGTGGCGGACGCCGCCGGTCCCGGCGTCCTGGTCCTGGACGTGGCCCTGACGGAACTGGTGCCCAGCGACCCGGTCGTCGCGGCCCTGACCATGGCCGCTCCCTACGGATCGGGGCTCGCAGTGGAGGCGGTGGCGCGCAAGACCGGCGATGTGGCCACCGTGGCCTTCGAGGCCCGCCTGATCGACGGGGCCACGGGCGACACCGTGGCCATGTTCGCCGACCGGGAGCAGGCCAAGGCCTCCTACATCGATCTCAACGCCCTGACCTGGTACAGCGAAGCCCACGTCATCATCGGCGAATGGTCCACCCAGTTCGTACAGGTTCTGGAGCGTCGGCCAGGCGAGGTGGTCAAGCCCGCCCCGTCCTTCTCCATCCTGGCCTGGTAG
- a CDS encoding deoxycytidylate deaminase — MDNRLPWPDYFMRIAHLVAERSTCLRRKVGAVAVRDKRILATGYNGVPSGIAHCLDVGCLREQLGIPSGQRHELCRGLHAEQNVIIQAAVHGISIEGADIYCTTQPCLICAKMLINCKVKHIFFAQAYPDELSEAMVAEAGIAFELLTGTFGS; from the coding sequence ATGGACAACCGACTCCCCTGGCCCGACTACTTCATGCGCATCGCCCACCTGGTGGCCGAACGCAGCACCTGTCTGCGCCGCAAGGTGGGGGCCGTGGCCGTGCGCGACAAACGCATCCTGGCCACGGGCTACAACGGCGTGCCCTCGGGCATCGCCCACTGCCTGGACGTGGGCTGCCTGCGGGAACAGCTCGGCATCCCCTCCGGGCAGCGCCATGAACTGTGCCGCGGCCTGCACGCCGAACAAAACGTCATCATCCAGGCGGCGGTACACGGCATCAGCATTGAGGGCGCGGACATCTACTGCACCACCCAGCCCTGCCTCATCTGCGCCAAAATGCTGATCAACTGCAAGGTCAAACACATCTTCTTCGCCCAGGCCTATCCGGACGAACTCTCCGAGGCCATGGTGGCGGAAGCGGGGATCGCCTTTGAACTGCTCACCGGTACTTTCGGATCGTGA
- a CDS encoding DarT ssDNA thymidine ADP-ribosyltransferase family protein, with the protein MFHKLSERNVFHVYHFTDKSNIDSIINLGGLYSLSTIKQNNICDVCFGGNQWSHDADTRIGLDTYVHLCFLKDHPMEFRARQEGRINTTCWLEISIDVLQLPGVMYTNDVSNKTGVLALTNVQAKEIIDLFGIYERLDFSIEENKIRKNQAKKSEILVPTHVPLQLIKNIHVFR; encoded by the coding sequence ATGTTTCACAAACTTTCTGAAAGAAACGTATTTCACGTTTACCATTTTACTGACAAAAGCAATATTGACTCTATCATTAACTTGGGAGGTCTTTATTCTTTGTCTACTATAAAACAAAACAATATATGCGATGTCTGCTTTGGCGGAAACCAGTGGTCACACGACGCCGACACCAGGATCGGTCTTGACACGTATGTCCATCTTTGCTTTCTTAAAGATCATCCCATGGAATTCCGAGCCAGACAAGAAGGACGCATAAATACCACGTGCTGGCTTGAAATATCGATAGATGTTTTGCAACTTCCTGGTGTAATGTATACGAACGATGTTTCGAACAAGACAGGTGTTCTTGCCCTTACGAATGTTCAAGCAAAAGAAATTATTGATTTATTTGGGATATATGAACGCCTTGACTTTTCCATAGAAGAAAATAAGATAAGAAAAAATCAAGCAAAAAAATCTGAAATTCTTGTCCCAACCCACGTTCCGTTACAGTTAATCAAAAATATACACGTATTTAGATAA
- the ribD gene encoding bifunctional diaminohydroxyphosphoribosylaminopyrimidine deaminase/5-amino-6-(5-phosphoribosylamino)uracil reductase RibD encodes MREALAQAAKSRGLTAPNPAVGAVLVQGDQVVAAGRHERCGGPHAEVACLDDARQKGVDPAACAMYVTLEPCNHHGKTPPCTRALLEAGIKRLYVGCPDPNPDVAGNGAAFLRERGVAVAVGVLERECRDVIADFWIWKTTNRPFVQLKLAATLDGRIACRTGHSQWITGQAARRRVHELRARCDAVLVGGETFRADNPGLDPRLSPAPDWAKNPLAVVLTSRLPEPGADVTLLRQRPEQTIFLTDSVAAASDIAAGLRETGVRVMAVGEPGRLSLQAALTALRGEAGCHTVLCEGGGRLGLSLLAAGLADEFLLFYAPKILGDELAVPLFSGRRAETMEQALRLRLAATERLGEDLLVTFRPGD; translated from the coding sequence ATGCGCGAGGCCCTGGCCCAGGCCGCGAAATCGCGGGGACTGACGGCCCCCAACCCGGCCGTGGGCGCGGTCCTAGTCCAAGGTGACCAGGTGGTGGCCGCCGGGCGGCATGAGCGGTGCGGCGGCCCGCATGCCGAGGTGGCCTGCCTGGACGACGCCCGGCAGAAGGGCGTCGATCCTGCGGCCTGCGCCATGTACGTGACGCTTGAACCCTGCAACCACCACGGCAAGACCCCGCCCTGCACCAGGGCCCTTTTGGAGGCCGGAATCAAACGCCTCTACGTGGGCTGCCCCGACCCCAACCCCGACGTGGCCGGGAATGGGGCGGCGTTTTTGCGCGAGCGCGGCGTGGCCGTGGCCGTGGGGGTGCTGGAGCGCGAATGCCGGGACGTGATTGCGGATTTTTGGATCTGGAAGACCACCAACCGGCCCTTTGTGCAGCTCAAGCTGGCCGCCACCCTGGACGGCCGCATCGCCTGCCGCACCGGGCATTCCCAGTGGATCACCGGCCAGGCCGCCAGACGCCGGGTGCATGAACTGCGGGCCCGCTGCGACGCCGTGCTGGTGGGCGGCGAGACCTTCCGGGCCGACAATCCGGGCCTGGACCCGCGCCTCTCCCCGGCCCCGGACTGGGCCAAAAACCCCCTGGCCGTGGTGCTGACCAGTCGGCTTCCCGAGCCCGGGGCGGACGTGACGCTTTTGCGCCAGCGTCCGGAACAGACGATTTTTCTTACGGACTCCGTCGCCGCTGCCTCCGATATCGCCGCAGGCCTGCGCGAGACGGGCGTGCGGGTCATGGCCGTGGGCGAACCCGGCAGACTGTCGCTTCAGGCGGCGTTGACGGCCCTGCGCGGCGAGGCCGGGTGCCATACCGTGCTGTGCGAGGGCGGCGGCAGGCTGGGGCTGTCCCTGCTGGCGGCGGGCTTGGCCGACGAATTTCTGCTGTTCTACGCCCCCAAGATCCTGGGCGACGAACTGGCCGTGCCGCTTTTTTCCGGACGCCGGGCCGAGACCATGGAGCAGGCCTTGCGCCTGCGCCTGGCCGCCACGGAACGCCTGGGCGAGGATCTGCTGGTCACCTTCCGGCCCGGGGACTAA
- a CDS encoding sensor domain-containing diguanylate cyclase, with product MHISIKTRYFMSHFLAVVLVSGSIGTYFYLSALDSLIENLRGRLANTAALAAESMDVASFEAVRGPGDTDLPGYVTGLATLRRLRSTNPDIAYVYVMRRTGDAVTFVLDSDESEAQALPGRPYPDPPAALLAGFSGPSVDDKLYEDEWGVFMSGYAPLRGGQGVYLLGIDMRDAEVGRKLWRLRLSGMVSLSLSLGLAFVFATVLARRINRPLRLFMDACAAVAEGKAGARVDVRTGDELERLGVAINDMSMRLEDHELRRTQAEARLIRSRDELEVRVRERTIELSRLNALLVHEIEERKRAEEKLFQAAMTDTLTELPNRRAMEQQLTAQAARVARGGRPFAVLLCDIDRFKSVNDAFGHEAGDEFLRAAAQVMASSVRAGDMVCRWGGEEFLFLLADTDLEGGLVAANKLRQAMEALRVPVDGFLVARSISVGVSVCADCRDKEEVLRLADEALYEAKNSGRNQVAFRVLAAAAAASA from the coding sequence ATGCACATCTCCATCAAGACAAGATATTTCATGAGCCACTTTCTGGCCGTCGTTCTTGTATCTGGCAGCATCGGCACGTATTTTTATTTGAGCGCGTTGGACAGCCTCATTGAGAACCTCAGGGGCAGATTGGCCAACACGGCGGCTCTGGCCGCCGAATCCATGGATGTCGCGAGCTTCGAGGCCGTGCGCGGCCCCGGTGACACGGACCTGCCCGGATATGTGACGGGCCTTGCCACGCTACGTCGGCTGCGGTCCACCAACCCGGACATCGCCTACGTGTATGTCATGCGCCGAACAGGCGATGCCGTGACCTTCGTACTGGACTCGGACGAATCCGAAGCGCAGGCCCTGCCCGGCAGACCCTATCCCGATCCTCCCGCCGCCCTGTTGGCCGGTTTTTCCGGGCCGTCGGTGGACGATAAGCTTTATGAAGACGAGTGGGGGGTGTTCATGTCCGGTTATGCCCCCTTGCGCGGCGGCCAGGGCGTCTATCTGCTCGGCATCGACATGCGCGACGCCGAGGTGGGGCGCAAGCTGTGGCGGTTGCGGCTGTCAGGGATGGTGTCCCTTAGCCTGTCTCTGGGGCTGGCCTTCGTGTTCGCCACGGTTCTGGCCCGGCGCATCAACCGGCCCCTGCGGCTGTTCATGGACGCCTGCGCGGCGGTGGCGGAAGGCAAGGCCGGCGCCAGGGTGGACGTGCGCACGGGCGACGAATTGGAGCGGCTGGGCGTGGCCATAAACGACATGTCCATGCGGCTTGAGGACCACGAACTCCGCCGGACCCAGGCCGAGGCCCGGTTGATCCGCTCCCGGGATGAACTGGAGGTTCGGGTGCGGGAGCGCACCATCGAGCTTTCCCGCCTTAACGCCCTTTTGGTGCACGAGATCGAAGAGCGCAAGCGGGCCGAGGAGAAACTCTTCCAGGCTGCCATGACCGATACGCTCACAGAGCTTCCCAACCGAAGGGCCATGGAGCAGCAGTTGACGGCCCAGGCGGCCCGGGTGGCCCGTGGGGGCAGGCCTTTTGCGGTGCTTTTGTGCGACATAGACCGGTTCAAGTCGGTCAATGACGCCTTCGGGCACGAAGCCGGGGACGAGTTCCTGCGGGCTGCGGCGCAGGTCATGGCGTCCTCGGTGCGGGCCGGGGACATGGTGTGCCGGTGGGGGGGCGAGGAATTTTTGTTCCTTTTGGCGGACACGGACCTGGAGGGAGGGCTCGTCGCGGCGAATAAGCTGCGCCAGGCCATGGAGGCGCTACGAGTCCCTGTGGACGGGTTCCTGGTGGCGCGCAGCATCAGCGTCGGGGTGTCGGTTTGCGCGGACTGCCGGGACAAGGAGGAGGTGCTGCGCCTGGCTGACGAGGCGCTCTACGAGGCCAAGAATTCAGGGCGAAACCAAGTGGCGTTCCGGGTCTTGGCGGCTGCGGCGGCCGCATCCGCTTGA
- a CDS encoding diacylglycerol kinase: MRNKFLGTGVPGYNPLRKLAVIFSGLRFAIIYDLSVAYKVVLSFGVLVAAFLLRAWMDFLLIFVATGLMLIAEIFNSTIEAVCDYLQSAEDRKIGAIKDMAAASAGIAIFLWIVVLGYEVVEMILHLRHKPLLIVFP; the protein is encoded by the coding sequence ATGCGCAACAAATTTCTCGGCACCGGGGTACCCGGCTACAACCCCCTGCGAAAACTCGCGGTCATTTTCTCGGGCCTGCGTTTCGCCATCATCTATGACCTGTCCGTGGCCTACAAGGTCGTCCTGTCGTTTGGGGTGCTTGTCGCTGCGTTTCTTTTGCGGGCCTGGATGGATTTTTTGCTCATTTTCGTGGCCACGGGGCTGATGCTTATCGCCGAGATCTTCAACAGCACCATTGAGGCCGTGTGCGACTATCTGCAGTCCGCCGAGGACCGCAAGATCGGGGCCATCAAGGACATGGCCGCCGCTTCGGCCGGAATCGCCATTTTTCTGTGGATCGTGGTCCTGGGGTACGAAGTCGTGGAAATGATCCTCCATCTGCGCCACAAGCCCCTGTTGATCGTCTTCCCCTAA
- a CDS encoding DarT1-associated NADAR antitoxin family protein, giving the protein MATRPIFIVNLKDEKIITHNIHFKWHPGYSIAQKQKSISDLHNNAHQLGIENILEVSSKSPNKLGTFLSAFNLKSVTVKNNIEFSVESAFQGSKVFSQGGPFADLITKDSRSAKKDPRIRQSGELLCFKFFSFTFPLTPKTYFYDWLYINTLLKNEQLASEAVKFSAFTDIEFNPEKSVNCQAFSLALFVLLSKANKISSNSLPPNDFINICRNIYATSSSIVQDSQNYLSNNKNNNYQYQLKPSSCITMHESPPK; this is encoded by the coding sequence ATGGCAACTAGACCAATATTTATCGTCAATCTTAAAGATGAAAAAATCATCACGCACAACATTCATTTCAAGTGGCACCCTGGTTATTCTATAGCACAAAAACAAAAATCAATATCCGACCTACACAACAACGCCCATCAACTCGGCATAGAAAATATCCTGGAAGTCTCAAGCAAATCACCAAATAAGCTTGGAACTTTCTTAAGTGCTTTCAATCTTAAAAGCGTGACGGTAAAGAATAATATTGAATTCTCTGTTGAATCCGCATTTCAAGGGAGTAAGGTATTTTCACAAGGGGGGCCATTCGCCGACTTGATAACGAAAGACTCCCGTTCTGCGAAAAAAGATCCACGTATCAGGCAGTCTGGAGAATTATTATGTTTTAAATTTTTCAGTTTTACATTTCCGTTAACACCAAAAACATATTTCTATGATTGGCTTTACATCAATACTCTTTTAAAAAATGAACAGTTGGCATCTGAAGCAGTCAAATTTTCGGCTTTTACGGACATTGAATTTAATCCTGAAAAATCAGTTAATTGCCAAGCATTTTCTTTGGCATTATTTGTTTTGTTGTCGAAAGCAAATAAAATAAGCTCAAATAGTTTGCCGCCAAATGATTTTATTAATATTTGCAGAAATATCTATGCAACATCGTCTAGCATTGTGCAAGACAGTCAAAATTATTTGAGCAACAACAAAAATAATAACTATCAGTATCAACTTAAACCCTCATCGTGCATTACTATGCACGAATCACCGCCAAAATAA
- a CDS encoding AraC family transcriptional regulator: MARNPLHSHVVFCRDPDLPGFEVRYSRYGGYAFRKHTHAAYCVGVVESGESDFYLDGRVLRTKPGDVVCINPGEVHACNPDPGSAMIYRMAYISPLWITRVGAELFGPGAGAFRFACPVLEDRDMAGAFEALFAAAARREPTAADVLEKESLLVSALGALMSRFSDVAPPRDTGENQAAKAVRDLLDADPAGGHSLEDLARAAGRGRFHTLRLFRAAYGLPPHAYRTQLRVELAKTLLARGASIADTAQETGFVDQSHFTRVFREHTGATPSQYQTG, translated from the coding sequence ATGGCCAGAAATCCCCTGCATTCCCACGTCGTTTTCTGCCGCGACCCGGACCTGCCCGGGTTCGAGGTCCGCTATTCCCGCTACGGGGGCTACGCCTTCCGCAAGCACACCCACGCCGCCTATTGCGTGGGGGTGGTGGAGTCCGGAGAGAGCGACTTCTACCTGGACGGGCGCGTCCTGCGCACCAAGCCCGGCGACGTGGTGTGCATCAATCCCGGCGAGGTCCACGCCTGCAACCCCGATCCCGGATCGGCCATGATCTACCGCATGGCCTACATCTCCCCTTTGTGGATCACCCGGGTGGGAGCGGAACTCTTCGGCCCCGGGGCCGGAGCGTTCCGGTTCGCCTGCCCCGTGCTTGAGGACCGGGACATGGCCGGGGCCTTCGAGGCCCTGTTCGCCGCCGCTGCCCGACGGGAACCGACGGCCGCCGACGTCTTGGAGAAGGAAAGCCTTCTGGTGTCGGCCCTGGGTGCGCTCATGAGCCGGTTTTCGGATGTCGCGCCGCCCCGGGACACCGGGGAGAACCAGGCGGCCAAGGCCGTGCGGGATCTTCTCGACGCCGATCCGGCGGGCGGGCATAGCCTGGAGGATCTGGCCCGGGCCGCCGGGCGCGGCCGGTTCCACACCCTGCGCCTTTTCCGCGCGGCTTACGGCCTGCCGCCCCACGCCTACCGCACCCAACTCCGGGTGGAACTGGCCAAAACCCTGCTCGCCCGAGGAGCGTCCATCGCCGACACGGCCCAGGAGACGGGCTTTGTCGATCAAAGCCACTTCACCCGGGTCTTTCGGGAACATACCGGGGCCACGCCCAGTCAGTACCAGACCGGCTGA
- a CDS encoding DMT family transporter translates to MANRTASALPTLCLAGAVVLWGSSFVAAKQALTAFAPLALVFVRMALAAAVFACARPLLKPSRPAPGDWKWLALLCLFQPCLYFIFESHALTLTTASQAGVISSLVPLLVTVGARVFFAEPLSARTVAGLFLCLAGVAGLSLGAGGEAEAPSPAAGNLLELAAMACAAGYMLVVKHLCARHDTWRLTALQCYAGAVFFLPAALGAPADMWRAANTSAWASAAYLGLGVTIGAFGLYNMAMARMPAGRASMAINLVPPAALVAGVVCRGDTLTPEQMLACAAIAAGVLLGRPGGASKTRFRNKPLPAQGASGAEHVP, encoded by the coding sequence ATGGCGAATCGCACGGCATCCGCGTTGCCGACGTTGTGCCTGGCCGGGGCCGTGGTCCTGTGGGGATCGAGCTTCGTGGCCGCCAAGCAGGCCCTGACCGCCTTTGCGCCACTGGCCCTGGTGTTTGTGCGCATGGCCCTGGCGGCCGCCGTCTTCGCCTGCGCCCGGCCACTTCTGAAACCAAGCCGCCCGGCCCCGGGGGACTGGAAATGGCTGGCCCTTTTGTGCCTGTTCCAGCCCTGCCTGTATTTCATTTTCGAGAGCCACGCCCTGACCCTGACCACGGCCTCCCAGGCCGGGGTCATCTCGTCGCTGGTGCCGCTTCTGGTCACGGTGGGGGCCAGGGTGTTTTTCGCCGAACCGCTTTCGGCGCGCACGGTGGCGGGGCTTTTTCTGTGCCTGGCCGGGGTGGCCGGGCTGTCCCTGGGGGCAGGCGGCGAGGCTGAGGCCCCAAGCCCGGCAGCGGGCAATCTCCTGGAGCTTGCGGCCATGGCCTGCGCCGCTGGATACATGCTGGTGGTCAAACATTTATGCGCCCGCCACGACACCTGGCGGCTCACGGCCCTGCAATGTTACGCTGGCGCGGTCTTTTTTCTTCCGGCGGCCCTGGGCGCTCCGGCCGACATGTGGCGCGCGGCTAACACCTCGGCCTGGGCCTCGGCCGCCTATCTGGGCCTTGGGGTGACCATCGGGGCCTTTGGGCTCTACAACATGGCCATGGCCCGCATGCCCGCCGGACGCGCCTCCATGGCCATCAACCTGGTGCCTCCGGCCGCCCTGGTCGCCGGGGTGGTCTGCCGGGGGGATACGCTCACCCCGGAACAAATGCTGGCCTGTGCGGCCATCGCCGCCGGGGTGCTTCTGGGTCGTCCGGGAGGTGCCTCCAAAACCCGTTTCCGCAACAAACCCCTCCCTGCGCAGGGCGCCTCCGGCGCAGAGCATGTCCCTTGA
- a CDS encoding PAS domain S-box protein, which yields MDDRNGDALLLAQAKARIRELEAENADLRESAQRYATLLSEAPIPILVHADYRIVFVNPAAVQAFGGASADDFLGTDVLERIDPETRELVRQRITDNYIKKGHYRLGNNRYRRLDGSLFEVEIMATMADWQGRPAAQVIFRDVTEERRTRDELRQSVEKYRLLAENAADVIWTVNVEGELTYISPSILKLRGLTSKEAMAETIPQTMTPASYAEVLRKAEDHARQGGRDDLHLELEQYRKDGSTVWVEMVIRPLFDASGNKAGFLGVSRDVTRRRAAQEALRQSEERFRAFFDNVEDMIYYQGLDGSLSMLNRASSFITGYPAADFEKDPQLWRRIIHPDDVRDADDFFRRYPDGVPYYEVTYRLRAKDGQTKWIESRMYGAKDTSGKYVGYHCIDRDVTERTALERSLVEARDRAEEASRAKNAFLATMSHEIRTPLNGIMGMLQLAEFTELSAEQEDYLSGALTSCRNLMHVLNDILDIARIEAGALGLVTEDFPLAAVVDPVMELAAGEARRKGLALTATVAPDVPGILCGDPGRLRQVLFNLVGNAVKYTEAGAVHMEISRLPSCPLPGGVSLYVAIADTGIGIPEDNLAHVFEPFTQLETVLCRKHGGSGLGLSIVRRLLSLMGAACAVESREGQGTVFHLSIPLMPSPADLSQGNPALRPETLQARILVAEDDPVNLFTIMRFLEKLGHAPRGAADGQEALDLLRSEPFDCVLMDIQMPGRNGLETTRDIRSSTSGEFDPGIPIIALTAHAMSGDRETFLEAGMDAYLSKPVEMEALRAALGEVLRRDAT from the coding sequence ATGGACGACCGAAACGGCGACGCCCTCCTCCTGGCCCAGGCCAAGGCCCGCATCCGCGAACTCGAGGCCGAAAACGCGGACCTGCGCGAAAGCGCCCAACGTTACGCCACGCTGCTCAGCGAAGCCCCCATCCCCATTCTGGTGCATGCCGACTACCGCATCGTCTTCGTCAATCCGGCGGCCGTGCAGGCCTTTGGGGGGGCATCCGCCGACGACTTCCTGGGAACGGACGTCTTGGAGCGCATCGACCCCGAAACCCGGGAACTGGTCAGACAGCGCATCACGGACAACTACATCAAGAAGGGCCACTATCGCCTGGGGAACAATCGATACCGCCGTCTGGACGGCTCCCTCTTCGAGGTGGAGATCATGGCCACCATGGCCGACTGGCAGGGCCGTCCGGCGGCCCAGGTGATCTTCCGGGACGTGACCGAGGAACGTCGCACCCGTGACGAACTGCGCCAAAGCGTGGAGAAATACCGTCTGCTGGCGGAAAACGCCGCCGACGTCATCTGGACCGTCAACGTCGAGGGCGAACTCACCTACATAAGCCCCTCCATCCTGAAGTTGCGCGGCCTGACCTCCAAAGAGGCCATGGCCGAGACCATCCCCCAGACCATGACCCCGGCCTCCTACGCCGAGGTGCTCCGCAAAGCCGAAGACCATGCCCGCCAGGGCGGCCGGGACGACCTGCACCTGGAACTCGAGCAATACCGAAAAGACGGCTCCACGGTCTGGGTGGAGATGGTCATCCGCCCCTTATTCGATGCCTCGGGGAACAAGGCCGGGTTCCTGGGCGTCTCCCGCGACGTCACCCGCCGCCGGGCCGCCCAGGAGGCCCTGCGCCAAAGCGAGGAACGCTTCCGGGCCTTTTTCGACAACGTGGAGGACATGATCTACTATCAAGGTCTGGACGGCAGTCTGTCCATGCTCAACCGGGCCAGTTCCTTCATCACCGGCTATCCCGCCGCAGACTTCGAAAAAGACCCCCAATTGTGGCGGCGCATCATTCATCCCGACGACGTGCGCGACGCCGACGATTTTTTTCGCCGCTATCCTGACGGCGTGCCGTATTACGAGGTCACCTACCGGCTGCGCGCCAAGGACGGCCAGACCAAGTGGATTGAATCGCGCATGTACGGGGCCAAAGACACGTCCGGGAAATACGTCGGCTATCACTGCATCGACCGCGACGTGACCGAACGCACGGCCCTGGAGCGTTCCCTCGTCGAGGCCCGGGACCGGGCCGAAGAGGCCAGCCGGGCCAAAAACGCCTTCCTGGCCACCATGAGCCACGAAATCCGAACGCCCTTAAACGGCATCATGGGCATGCTCCAACTTGCCGAATTCACGGAACTTTCCGCCGAGCAGGAGGACTACCTCTCCGGGGCCCTCACCTCCTGCCGCAACCTCATGCACGTCTTAAACGACATCCTGGACATCGCGCGCATCGAGGCCGGGGCCCTGGGGCTTGTGACGGAGGACTTTCCCCTGGCGGCGGTGGTTGATCCGGTCATGGAGCTGGCGGCGGGCGAGGCCCGGCGCAAGGGGCTTGCCCTGACGGCGACGGTCGCCCCTGATGTCCCGGGCATCCTGTGCGGCGACCCCGGGCGGCTTCGCCAGGTGCTCTTCAACCTGGTGGGCAACGCCGTGAAATACACCGAGGCGGGCGCCGTGCATATGGAGATCTCCCGGCTGCCGTCTTGCCCGCTCCCCGGCGGGGTGAGCCTGTATGTGGCCATCGCCGACACCGGCATCGGCATCCCCGAAGACAACCTGGCCCACGTTTTCGAGCCGTTCACCCAATTGGAGACGGTGCTGTGCCGCAAGCACGGCGGATCGGGGCTTGGCCTGTCCATCGTGCGCCGACTGCTTTCCCTCATGGGGGCCGCCTGCGCGGTGGAATCCCGGGAAGGACAGGGAACCGTCTTCCATTTGTCCATACCGCTCATGCCAAGTCCGGCGGACCTTTCCCAGGGAAATCCGGCGCTGCGCCCGGAGACGCTTCAGGCCCGAATCCTGGTGGCCGAGGATGACCCCGTCAACCTGTTCACCATCATGCGTTTTCTGGAAAAGCTCGGGCATGCGCCGCGCGGGGCCGCAGACGGCCAGGAGGCCCTGGACCTTTTGCGCTCGGAACCCTTCGACTGCGTGCTCATGGACATCCAGATGCCGGGACGAAACGGCCTGGAAACCACCCGGGACATCCGGTCCTCCACGTCCGGGGAGTTCGATCCGGGCATCCCCATCATCGCCCTGACCGCCCATGCCATGTCCGGCGACCGGGAGACGTTCCTGGAGGCCGGGATGGACGCCTATCTGTCCAAGCCCGTAGAGATGGAGGCCCTGCGCGCGGCCCTTGGCGAGGTGTTGCGCCGGGACGCGACATAG